The following coding sequences lie in one Miscanthus floridulus cultivar M001 chromosome 9, ASM1932011v1, whole genome shotgun sequence genomic window:
- the LOC136481322 gene encoding protein LEAD-SENSITIVE 1-like, with amino-acid sequence MDRGVTVISSRIERWQLRPGDHIFAWCSSHAKAFPHHGIYESHAKVIHFNAPLAQSSSFTGVFTRAVVAAAVATAKTAATAIAGPLAGAATAAVVMGRAAEAASYAFCRECREAMRGGGVVWCCLDCFLEGDNLSLFAYSVPAWFYAASSNIGVIANRALQTCVEAAADPPEQVLSRANRLLDCNGFGIYDPVLNNCFDFAFYCKTCRRCDTPARQLPPARDRTTCMIM; translated from the exons ATGGACAGGGGGGTGACGGTGATCTCGAGCCGTATAGAACGGTGGCAGCTCAGACCCGGCGATCATATCTTCGCCTGGTGCAGCAGCCATGCCAAGGCCTTTCCCCATCATG GAATCTACGAAAGCCACGCGAAGGTGATCCACTTCAACGCCCCTTTAGCGCAGTCCTCCTCTTTTACAGGCGTATTCACACGTGCAGTCGTAGCAGCAGCCGTAGCAACAGCAAAAACAGCAGCAACAGCAATAGCAGGGCCACTAGCAGGAGCAGCAACAGCAGCGGTCGTGATGG GAAGAGCAGCAGAGGCGGCAAGCTATGCCTTCTGCCGGGAGTGCCGTGAAGCTATGCGTGGCGGCGGCGTCGTCTGGTGCTGCCTGGACTGCTTCCTGGAAGGGGATAATCTTAGCCTCTTCGCCTACTCAGTGCCTGCTTGGTTCTATGCCGCGAGCAGCAATATTGGGGTGATTGCCAACAGGGCTCTACAAACCTGCGTCGAGGCAGCTGCAGATCCCCCCGAGCAAGTCTTGTCACGCGCCAACCGCCTACTCGACTGCAACGGCTTCGGCATCTACGACCCTGTGCTCAATAACTGCTTCGACTTTGCCTTTTACTGCAAGACATGCCGCCGTTGTGACACCCCAGCAAGACAGCTGCCTCCTGCGCGTGACAGAACGACCTGCATGATCATGTAG